In a single window of the Biomphalaria glabrata chromosome 13, xgBioGlab47.1, whole genome shotgun sequence genome:
- the LOC106071266 gene encoding serine/threonine-protein kinase Pink1, mitochondrial-like, producing MPVVLWAKTAAGPNLAFIKSFGKALKTWKDVIQQNFLRKHHKPHVQQTFEIPQIDAKERCLFKPSIIHKGTNNLQSRIFRSLFARTTSRSLASELRRKSALKLTASSGRSFRNVSIMSLIGVTLGLDVSTVIDDGAEKMMSEMREKFQDFTFEPEPVQKLPNALKDLDINLKSIASGCEGAVYKAKLKDEAEPASAAGDKEFNLAVKAVFNYGAESNSCSILRALEREIVPLRAEGCQAEALNELGNRVNRLPAHPNIVDMPGIFVDDMLVTEEGLRDFPAAMPQRVDRERCFGRNKTLYLVMKRRNTHLRDYLAHNSVPMATRCLMLAQLLEGVSHLQKHGIAHRDLKTDNILVDVSDTGGTPRLEICDFGCCLAEENKNLLVPYPSKDLYLGGNSWLMAPELVTAQPGPNSFLDYRKSDLWAVGAIAYEILGADNPFYPSKSQEVQQLRNVDYSEDDLPALPDDVPEPIQKVVLSLLSRNPNKRPSASAAIAVIHLSNAKRDSSKHLNVFEKKNAVNRSLKKSTPHIFMTRVRESLNWILVESLSLLCQLTFSQNSETWDMDLAMKFLFLSQVSYADLREASKFF from the exons ATGCCCGTTGTCTTGTGGGCTAAGACGGCGGCAGGGCCTAATCTTGCCTTTATTAAGTCTTTCGGAAAGGCCCTCAAAACTTGGAAAGATGTCATTCAACAAAACTTCCTTCGAAAACATCACAAACCTCATGTGCAGCAGACGTTTGAAATCCCTCAAATCGATGCAAAAGAAAGATGTTTGTTCAAACCTAGCATCATCCATAAAGGCACAAACAACCTCCAATCACGGATTTTTCGCTCGTTGTTTGCAAGAACAACTTCACGGTCTTTGGCGAGTGAGCTTAGAAGAAAATCCGCATTAAAACTGACAGCAAGTTCTGGTCGaagttttagaaatgtttctatTATGTCACTGATTGGTGTCACTTTGGGCCTTGATGTATCCACAGTTATTGATGATGGAGCAGAAAAAATGATGTCGGAAATGCGG gAAAAATTTCAAGACTTCACTTTTGAACCGGAACCAGTGCAGAAGTTACCTAATGCATTAAAAGATCTTGATATCAATTTGAAATCAATTGCTAGTGGTTGTGAAGGTGCTGTCTATAAGGCAAAGCTCAAGGATGAAGCAG aaccGGCATCAGCTGCTGGGGACAAAGAATTTAATTTGGCAGTTAAAGCTGTTTTTAATTATGGTGCTGAATCTAACTCGTGCAGTATCTTACGAGcactagagagagagattgttCCTTTGCGAGCAGAAGGATGTCAGGCTGAGGCACTAAATGAACT GGGTAACAGAGTGAATCGTCTGCCTGCTCACCCAAACATCGTGGACATGCCTGGCATATTTGTTGATGACATGCTTGTGACAGAAGAGGGCCTAAGAGACTTCCCAGCTGCCATGCCACAGAGAGTTGATCGTGAAAGATGCTTTGGACGAAATAAGACATTGTACCTTGTAATGAAAAG aaggaacACTCACTTGAGAGACTATCTGGCACACAACTCTGTACCCATGGCAACCAGATGCCTGATGCTGGCCCAGCTTCTAGAGGGTGTGTCCCATCTTCAGAAACATGGTATTGCCCATAGAGACCTGAAGACTGATAATATTTTGGTTGATGTGTCAGACACAGGAG GCACGCCACGTCTTGAAATTTGCGACTTTGGTTGTTGCTTAGCTGAAGAAAACAAGAACCTGTTGGTTCCATATCCATCCAAAGATCTGTACTTGGGAGGCAACTCTTGGCTGATGGCACCAGAG TTGGTAACTGCTCAACCAGGCCCCAATAGTTTTTTGGATTACAGAAAATCTGATCTCTGGGCAGTGGGTGCCATTGCTTATGAAATACTTGGTGCAGACAATCCATTTTATCCCAGCAAGAGTCAAGAAGTGCAACAGCTGAGGAATGTGGACTACTCAGAAGATGATCTGCCAGCATTACCAG ATGATGTTCCAGAACCAATTCAAAAAGTTGTTCTGTCTCTTTTGTCTAGAAACCCCAACAAG agaccATCAGCTAGTGCAGCCATAGCTGTCATTCACTTGTCGAATGCTAAGAGAGACTCATCTAAACACTTGAATGTGTTTGAGAAGAAGAATGCTGTCAACAGATCCCTAAAGAAATCTACTCCACACATCTTCATGACCAGAGTGAGGGAAAGCTTAAACTGGATTCTTGTAGAGAGTCTGTCCTTGCTGTGCCAGTTAACCTTCAGCCAAAACTCTGAGACCTGGGACATGGATTTGGCAATGAAGTTTCTCTTCTTGTCACAAGTCAGTTATGCTGACCTTAGAGAAGCCAGCAAGTTTTTCTAA
- the LOC106071276 gene encoding uncharacterized protein LOC106071276 gives MSRLGELQNAYLNSLSSLKRISNKGKSDDKKNDESKNDSTTNTMSLPKPNFPITPNMFILSACFWTIMFVLIYECIVYGTMYSRITMEADLHRKCQEKFGSEDENLNKVDNYSFGVAQPYIFRLKPAAKAKEDYPMETTTLPPFVTAVSTSEFFQLQGLINHIMEDLMTSQSDIKLLVYDIGLYKKERELIEKYCHCEVRDFPFQEYPRHVSDITNYAWRPIMLQIVLEEFGSAVYIEATTRFKTDLSLNFLKRRGSKGYFLWDLPIYTSLVSYTATGMFEFLDEQRCTFLDTSILSSEAIVLYRTEKTWRELMKPWLKCALNEDCIAPQYATYSGCFELRHPHTTGCHRYDMSALSIILNRGVQYTVRSGKMISFRLTYKDETITLYFPEQPWTYAEICLLILSPFLLFILYKFLFKRRRCKL, from the exons ATGTCTCGTCTTGGAGAACTTCAAAATGCTTACTTAAACAGTCTTAGCTCCTTAAAG cGAATATCTAATAAAGGAAAAtcagatgataaaaaaaatgatgagagTAAAAATGATAGTACCACAAACACAATGTCTCTACCGAAACCAAATTTTCCAATTACGCCCAATATGTTTATTCTCTCTGCATGCTTCTGGACCATTatgtttgttttgatttatgAATGCATTGTTTACGGAACAATGTACTCAAGAATAACAATGGAAGCAGATTTACACAGAAAGTGTCAGGAAAAATTTGGATCCGAAGATGAAAATTTGAACAAG GTTGACAATTACTCATTTGGTGTTGCTCAACCATATATTTTTCGATTGAAACCTGCAGCAAAAGCCAAGGAAGACTATCCCATGGAGACTACCACACTACCTCCATTTGTAACAGCTGTGAGCACTTCAGAGTTTTTCCAG TTGCAAGGTCTCATCAACCATATAATGGAAGATTTGATGACCTCCCAATCAGATATTAAGCTGCTTGTTTATGACATAGGACTATATAAAAAAGAACGAGAGTTg ATTGAAAAGTACTGCCATTGCGAGGTTCGTGATTTTCCATTTCAAGAATACCCCAGACATGTGTCGGATATAACTAACTATGCATGGAGGCCAATTATGCTTCAGATTGTGCTGGAGGAGTTTGGCTCAGCTGTTTACATCGAAGCCACCACAAGATTCAAAACTGATTTGTCCttaaattttttgaaaaggcgCGGCTCAAAAGGTTATTTTCTTTGGGATTTGCCAATTTATACATCACTTGTTTCATACACAGCCACTGGCATGTTTGAGTTCTTGGATGAACAGAGATGCACTTTTCTAGACACAAGCATTCTTAGCTCTGAGGCCATAGTGCTATATAGAACTGAAAAAACATGGAGAGAACTCATGAAGCCTTGGCTGAAATGTGCATTGAATGAAGACTGTATAGCTCCACAATATGCAACATATTCTGGCTGTTTTGAGTTGCGCCATCCTCATACAACTGGGTGTCACAGATATGATATGTCAGCACTCAGTATAATACTAAATAGAGGTGTGCAATATACTGTGAGATCAGGAAAAATGATTTCCTTCAGATTAACATACAAAGATGAAACTATTACATTGTATTTCCCAGAACAACCATGGACTTACGCAGAAATATGCTTACTTATTTTATcaccctttttattatttatcttgtacaaatttttgtttaagaGAAGGAgatgtaaattataa
- the LOC106071275 gene encoding glyceraldehyde-3-phosphate dehydrogenase-like isoform X1 translates to MIYLNHCFTFKACYLSDIMPELKVGINGFGRIGRLTLRCALQKGVNVVAVNDPFISLDYMVYMFLYDSTHGKFKGQVGQKDGKLEINGHLITVFAERDPGAIDWKSTGAEYVVESTGVFTTTDKANVHIKQGGASKVVISAPSADAPMFVMGVNENKYTKDMTVVSNASCTTNCLAPLVKVINDNFGIVEGLMTTVHATTATQKTVDGPSNKDWRGGRGAAQNIIPSSTGAAKAVGKVIPEVNNKLTGMAFRVPVADVSVVDLTCRLQNGASYEKIKQAVKDASEGPLKGILGYTEDEVVSQDFLGDCRSSIFDAKAGIALNDNFVKLVSWYDNEYGYSNRVVELIQHMFKVDHQ, encoded by the exons GTTTTACATTTAAAGCTTGCTATCTTTCTGACATCATGCCTGAACTCAAAGTTGGAATCAATGG ATTTGGTCGCATTGGTCGCTTGACCCTTAGATGTGCACTCCAGAAAGGTGTTAATGTAGTTGCTGTGAATGATCCATTCATTAGTCTGGATTACATG gTGTACATGTTTTTGTATGACTCAACACATGGAAAATTCAAGGGGCAAGTTGGACAGAAAGATGGCAAACTTGAGATTAATGGACATTTAATTACAGTGTTTGCTGA ACGTGACCCAGGTGCCATCGACTGGAAATCAACAGGTGCTGAATATGTTGTAGAATCAACAGGAGTTTTTACCACAACAGATAAAGctaat GTACACATCAAGCAAGGTGGAGCAAGCAAAGTAGTCATCTCAGCTCCCAGTGCTGATGCTCCAATGTTTGTCATGGgtgttaatgaaaacaaatacacaaaagaTATGACTGTGGTTAGCAATGCTTCTTGCACAACAAACTGTCTAGCACCATTGGTTAAAGTCATCAATGATAATTTTGGCATTGTTGAGGGGCTAATGACCACAGTACATGCTACCACTGCAACACAAAAAACTGTTGATGGCCCCAGCAACAAA GATTGGCGTGGTGGTCGTGGTGCTGCACAAAATATTATTCCATCCTCTACTGGTGCTGCCAAGGCAGTGGGTAAAGTTATCCCAGAAGTCAACAA CAAATTGACTGGCATGGCTTTTAGAGTTCCTGTAGCTGATGTTTCTGTTGTAGATCTTACATGCAGGCTTCAGAATGGA GCTTCCTATGAAAAAATCAAACAAGCTGTTAAGGATGCTTCAGAGGGACCTTTGAAAGGTATTTTGGGTTATACAGAAGATGAAGTTGTCTCCCAGGACTTCTTGGGTGACTGCCGCAGTTCAATCTTTGATGCTAAAGCTGGCATTGCATTGAATGATAACTTTGTGAAACTAGTTTCATG GTACGACAATGAATATGGCTACAGCAACCGTGTAGTTGAACTTATTCAACACATGTTCAAGGTGGATcatcaataa
- the LOC106071275 gene encoding glyceraldehyde-3-phosphate dehydrogenase-like isoform X2 has protein sequence MPELKVGINGFGRIGRLTLRCALQKGVNVVAVNDPFISLDYMVYMFLYDSTHGKFKGQVGQKDGKLEINGHLITVFAERDPGAIDWKSTGAEYVVESTGVFTTTDKANVHIKQGGASKVVISAPSADAPMFVMGVNENKYTKDMTVVSNASCTTNCLAPLVKVINDNFGIVEGLMTTVHATTATQKTVDGPSNKDWRGGRGAAQNIIPSSTGAAKAVGKVIPEVNNKLTGMAFRVPVADVSVVDLTCRLQNGASYEKIKQAVKDASEGPLKGILGYTEDEVVSQDFLGDCRSSIFDAKAGIALNDNFVKLVSWYDNEYGYSNRVVELIQHMFKVDHQ, from the exons ATGCCTGAACTCAAAGTTGGAATCAATGG ATTTGGTCGCATTGGTCGCTTGACCCTTAGATGTGCACTCCAGAAAGGTGTTAATGTAGTTGCTGTGAATGATCCATTCATTAGTCTGGATTACATG gTGTACATGTTTTTGTATGACTCAACACATGGAAAATTCAAGGGGCAAGTTGGACAGAAAGATGGCAAACTTGAGATTAATGGACATTTAATTACAGTGTTTGCTGA ACGTGACCCAGGTGCCATCGACTGGAAATCAACAGGTGCTGAATATGTTGTAGAATCAACAGGAGTTTTTACCACAACAGATAAAGctaat GTACACATCAAGCAAGGTGGAGCAAGCAAAGTAGTCATCTCAGCTCCCAGTGCTGATGCTCCAATGTTTGTCATGGgtgttaatgaaaacaaatacacaaaagaTATGACTGTGGTTAGCAATGCTTCTTGCACAACAAACTGTCTAGCACCATTGGTTAAAGTCATCAATGATAATTTTGGCATTGTTGAGGGGCTAATGACCACAGTACATGCTACCACTGCAACACAAAAAACTGTTGATGGCCCCAGCAACAAA GATTGGCGTGGTGGTCGTGGTGCTGCACAAAATATTATTCCATCCTCTACTGGTGCTGCCAAGGCAGTGGGTAAAGTTATCCCAGAAGTCAACAA CAAATTGACTGGCATGGCTTTTAGAGTTCCTGTAGCTGATGTTTCTGTTGTAGATCTTACATGCAGGCTTCAGAATGGA GCTTCCTATGAAAAAATCAAACAAGCTGTTAAGGATGCTTCAGAGGGACCTTTGAAAGGTATTTTGGGTTATACAGAAGATGAAGTTGTCTCCCAGGACTTCTTGGGTGACTGCCGCAGTTCAATCTTTGATGCTAAAGCTGGCATTGCATTGAATGATAACTTTGTGAAACTAGTTTCATG GTACGACAATGAATATGGCTACAGCAACCGTGTAGTTGAACTTATTCAACACATGTTCAAGGTGGATcatcaataa